The genomic segment GCAAAGCGTCAGAAACCATCAAAGCCGCTCTTGAAGCGGATACGCCGATACTGATTGACTGCGTCGTGAAGCAGATGGAAAATGTAACACCGATGGTTCCTCCTGGTAAAGGATTGATGGAAATGACGGGAGCGTGATCACATGAAACAGACATTAATCGTTGAGACAGCACCGGGTCCTGATGTTCTCGCACGGGTGACGATGCTTCTGGCACGCGGCAATTTGTCTATTGCCGGTATGGATGCTGAACGACAAGACGCGCGGTTTCACCTGCGCCTGACCCTGGTGGCAGAACGTGAGCAGCAGGTAGAGCGCTTTATCCGGCAGGCGGAAAAACTGGTGGATGTCTATGCTGTTGCACCCCCTACTGAAAAAAGTGTTCGTATGAAAGCTGCAAAATGAAAAGACGGAATATTGGAAATTAAAAAAACGAAGGAGATATGAAAATGACAGCAACTGTTTACTATGATAACGATATCGATGATCAGGTTTTGCGCGGCAGGAAAATCGCGGTACTCGGGTATGGCTCACAGGGGCACTCACAGGCCCAGAACCTGCGCGACAGCG from the Sporolactobacillus sp. Y61 genome contains:
- a CDS encoding ACT domain-containing protein gives rise to the protein MKQTLIVETAPGPDVLARVTMLLARGNLSIAGMDAERQDARFHLRLTLVAEREQQVERFIRQAEKLVDVYAVAPPTEKSVRMKAAK